A segment of the Bacteriovorax sp. PP10 genome:
CCCGCTGGCGGCCAAACCGGCTGCGTAAAACGGTAAAGTGCAAAGGCCATCATTAAAGTTAAAAATAGCATTCCAAAAGACACTAATGTCACCGACATAGCAACTGAGCCGATAATCTTATCGCCTTCGTTTGCCTTCATTGCATTTCGTGCTTCTGCTAGTGCCATGATTACGCCTTCACCAATTCTTCAGTTTGGTATTGGAAATCTGTTCCATTAGTTAGATTTGGGTTACCGAATTCATGCGGTCCACATCTTACTACTGGGATATCTTTAAAGTTATAGTGAGGAGCTGGTGATGGAATCGTCCACTCAAGCGTCCCAACTTCCCAAGGGTTTTGCGAAGCAATTGGCCCTTTGTACATTGAGTGAATGAAGTTATAAACGAAAACGATCTGACCTGCACCCATCGTTAAAGCTGAAATAGTGATGAACATGTTCAGTGGCTTTAGGTTTTGTAGGAACTCATAAACGAATGGGTTGTAGATACGACGGTGCATACCAGCGTGTCCAATAACCATCATCCCCATGAAGATTCCGTTTAATCCAACCATTGAAATCCAGAAGTGGATTTTTCCAAGGCGTTCGTTCATCATGCGACCGAACATTTTTGGGAACCAGAAATATGTTCCTGCAAATCCACCAAGAAGAACCGAAGCGGCCATCGTGTAATGGAAGTGACCAACTACGAAATATGTATCGTGTAGGTATAAGTCAGTTGTTACAGTTGCTAAGTAAAGACCAGTTAATCCACCTAGACCGAAAACGAATACTACCCCAAGAGAAAATAACATTGGAGTGTCGAATCTTAATGATCCTTTCCATAGAGTTCCAAGCCAGTTAGCGAAGAATACTGCTGAAGGAATTGAGATCGTCATTGTTAACATCATGAATGATTGAGTTAACAGTGGAGACATCTGAGTTGAGTACATATGGTGACCATAAACCAGAGTCGAAAGAATCGTGATTGATGTCATTGATAGTGCTGTAGCTTTTGCTCCGAATGCTGGCTTTCTTGCAAAGAATGAAAGTAAGTCAGATACGATACCCCAAGCTGGAAGAATTAGGATGTAAACTTCCGGGTGACCGAAAATCCAGAAAACGTGCTGGAAAAGTACCGGGTCACCTGATCCTGAAGTCGCCGCAGCTCCTGCAAGGAAGAAAGTTGTTCCGAATACACGGTCAAAAGTTAAAAGAAGTAATCCTGCTCCAAGAACTGGAAGGAAGATTGCGTTTAAAATTGCTGTTAACCAAAGTCCCCAGACTGTAAGTGGCATATCGAAATAGCCCATTCCAGGAGCACGAAGTGTAATGATAGTTGCGATATAGTTTACCGCTCCCATTGTTGAAGAAACACCAAGTACGAAAAGAGATAAACACCAAAGGGTTTGTCCGACACCGGCCGAACCAATTAATGTTGAAAGAGTTGGATAAGAAGTCCATCCACCTGCAGCTCCTCCTAATGGAGTGAATAATGAAGCAAGTAGAAGTACAGCTGAAAGCACTGCTAACCAGAAAGATAGCATGTTCAGTGTAGGGAAAACCATGTCGCGGGCACCGATCATTAACGGGATACAATAGTTACCGAACGCACCGATCAAGATTGGTGTGATGGCAAAGAAGATCATGATCGTTCCGTGCAATGTAAAAAGCATAGCGTATGTATCTGGTGGAACAACTCCGCCCGTTGCTGGGAAAAGGATTGCACCGATAACTGGAAATGGTTCACCAGGAAAAGCAAGCGTCCAACGAATTAGAAGCGCCATCATCCCGCCGATACCAAGGAAAGCAATTCCGTACCACAGGAATTGTTTTGCAATTACTTTATGGTCGAATGAAAAAACGTACTTCGACATAAATGTCGTTGGTGCGTCGTGAATTTCTTGTTCAAAAAATGCCATGAGAGTCCTCTCTATCCTTTTACTATTTTAATCAAAATTTTATTTTGTATCTGAAACCCACTTCCATCCCCAGAAAAGATCTGCTTTATCTTGTTCTGTGACGTGAAGGGTACGTTCTTGCATTTCTGCCATCCAAGCATCGTATTCAGTTTGGTCATAGACAGTTAACTTCGCTTGCATTCTATAGTGGTAAGTTCCACACATTTCCGCACACGCGATATCGTATAATCCTGGAGTCGTAAGTTCGTACCACATTCTTGAAATTCTTCCTGGCATTGCATCGACTTTTA
Coding sequences within it:
- a CDS encoding cytochrome c oxidase subunit I, which produces MAFFEQEIHDAPTTFMSKYVFSFDHKVIAKQFLWYGIAFLGIGGMMALLIRWTLAFPGEPFPVIGAILFPATGGVVPPDTYAMLFTLHGTIMIFFAITPILIGAFGNYCIPLMIGARDMVFPTLNMLSFWLAVLSAVLLLASLFTPLGGAAGGWTSYPTLSTLIGSAGVGQTLWCLSLFVLGVSSTMGAVNYIATIITLRAPGMGYFDMPLTVWGLWLTAILNAIFLPVLGAGLLLLTFDRVFGTTFFLAGAAATSGSGDPVLFQHVFWIFGHPEVYILILPAWGIVSDLLSFFARKPAFGAKATALSMTSITILSTLVYGHHMYSTQMSPLLTQSFMMLTMTISIPSAVFFANWLGTLWKGSLRFDTPMLFSLGVVFVFGLGGLTGLYLATVTTDLYLHDTYFVVGHFHYTMAASVLLGGFAGTYFWFPKMFGRMMNERLGKIHFWISMVGLNGIFMGMMVIGHAGMHRRIYNPFVYEFLQNLKPLNMFITISALTMGAGQIVFVYNFIHSMYKGPIASQNPWEVGTLEWTIPSPAPHYNFKDIPVVRCGPHEFGNPNLTNGTDFQYQTEELVKA